A window from Solea senegalensis isolate Sse05_10M linkage group LG15, IFAPA_SoseM_1, whole genome shotgun sequence encodes these proteins:
- the cnrip1b gene encoding CB1 cannabinoid receptor-interacting protein 1b: protein MADVPQIVKIGISLKMLPNNTAVYYKSDGARFGQTRTIKLLTGSKYKIQVVVKPGAVEATSMSVGGVTFPLEQESKDPQSVVYTGQYDTDGVAHTKSGERQPVQINMQFTEMGTFETVWQVKYYNYNKRDHCQWGNSFNSIEYECKPSDTRTLMWVNKETFV from the exons ATGGCCGACGTCCCACAGATCGTCAAAATTGGGATTTCATTGAAGATGCTTCCCAACAACACCGCGGTCTATTACAAGTCCGATGGCGCGCGCTTCGGTCAGACCCGGACGATCAAGCTGCTCACCGGGTCCAAATACAAGATCCAGGTGGTTGTGAAACCAGGAGCGGTTGAAGCCAC GTCCATGAGTGTAGGTGGGGTGACCTTCCCCCTGGAGCAGGAGTCTAAAGACCCACAGTCAGTGGTTTATACTGGTCAGTATGACACTGACGGGGTGGCACACACCAAGAGTGGAGAGAGGCAGCCCGTTCAAATCAACATGCAG TTCACAGAGATGGGGACGTTTGAGACGGTGTGGCAGGTGAAATACTACAACTATAACAAGAGGGACCACTGCCAGTGGGGGAACAGCTTCAACAGCATCGAGTATGAATGCAAACCCAGCGACACACGCACGCTCATGTGGGTCAACAAGGAGACGTTTGTCTGA